TACCCGCCAAGCCGTGATCAATTCTCGACTTTTCTGGTTCGCGACCTGCCCTTCTCACGCTTCTATGAGTTTCGGCTCGACGGACGGTTGCTGGCCGTCGCCGTCACCGACCTGCTGCCCAACGGCCTGTCGGCGGTCTATACCTTTTACGAACCGGATGAAGAGCGTCGCAGCCTGGGACGCTACGCCATCCTCTGGCAAATCGGCGAAGCCCAGCGGCTGGGGCTCGAAGCGGTGTACCTGGGTTACTGGATCAAAAACTGCAAAAAGATGAACTACAAGACCCAATATCGACCTATCGAACTGCTGATTAATCAGCGCTGGGTTATCCTGAACTGAATGCAAGCCCTAAACCCCTTGGCGTAAACCCCATTTTTCGGGCACAATGCACGCCGCTTTTGCCTGGCGCAGTTGCACCGGGCCATTCATTGGATACCGAGGGCTTTACTGCATGTCGAAAGAAGACAGCTTCGAAATGGAAGGCACTGTCGTCGACACCCTGCCCAACACCATGTTTCGTGTGGAGTTGGAAAATGGGCACGTCGTAACCGCGCATATTTCCGGCAAGATGCGCAAGAACTACATTCGTATTCTTACCGGTGACAAAGTGCGCGTCGAGCTGACGCCCTATGACTTGAGCAAAGGGCGTATTACTTACCGCGCTCGCTAATCAAGTCAATACAAGACGCCCGGCATTTGCCGGGCGTTTTTGTTTGTCTGGGATTTAGCGTGTTGGGTTTGTGCTTGATTTTTTGGGGCATATCCGTTGCTTCGGGTGCTGCCGCTGGCGGTTTCGCTCTTACGGCGAGTCACCTTTTCCAAACGCCGGAATGCCGGCCCAGCGAAAAGTAAGCAAAAGGCTTTGCCCCGGCGTACGGCACTTCGCTTAGGCTCAGTGTTCCCTCGCTACGGTGTCCATCAGGGGGCATCGCCTACGGTTTGCTTCGCTGCACCTCCTCTCGATGAATGCGGCTTCGCCGCACGGCGCTGCGCGCCTACCCCCTGATGGACACCTCCGCTCGGCCTGCCGAAGGGGCAAAAAATCAAAAGCCAGAGCCAGAGCAAAAGCCAGATCAAGAGCCCCCGCTCCTCACCACTCAACACGATGAGCGTTAGCTCGAGTACCGCTTTTTGATCGCAGGGCCCGTCGGCAGGCTGAGTGGAGGGATTGATCCGGGGGTGGGAGCGCAGCGACCGTTTGGCGAAGCCAAACACATCGAGAGGAGGTGCAGCGAAGCAAACCGTAGGCGATGCCCCCGGATCGATCCCGGAGCGAAGGAACCCCGAGCCTCAGCGAGGGGCCGTACGTAAGGGTAGAGACCTTTTGGTTACTTTTGGCTGGGCCGGCATTCCGGGCGTTTGCCAAAAGTGACCCGCCGTAAGGGCGGAACCATAAGCCGCAGCACCCGAAGAAACGGATATTCACACCCAACAACCAGACAACAAAAAGGCGCCCGAAGGCGCCTTTTCACTTACCAGCCATCAAGCCATTTCTGCGGTGGTCTCGAAGTCAAACGTCAGCTCACCATCCTTGATGTCGATGTGCACCACACCGCCATGCTCGGCCAGTTCGCCAAACAGAATCTCCTCCGCCAGCGGACGCTTGATCTTGTCCTGGATCAGACGCGCCATCGGGCGAGCGCCCATTGCAGAGTCGTAGCCACCGGCCGCGAGCCAGCTGCGCGCCGCGTCGGTAACCTCCAGAAGCACCCGCTTGTCTTCCAGCTGCGCCTGAAGTTCGGTAAGGAACTTGTCCACCACGCTTTTGATGACCTCGTGACTGAGGCGACCAAATTGAATGATGGTGTCCAGGCGGTTGCGGAATTCCGGCGTAAAGCTCTTCTTGATCACTTCCATCGCATCGGACGAGTGGTCCTGATGAGTGAAACCGATCGAAGCACGCGCCGCGGTTTCGGCACCGGCGTTGGTGGTCATGATCACGATCACGTTGCGGAAATCCGCCTTGCGCCCGTTGTTGTC
This genomic window from Pseudomonas kribbensis contains:
- the infA gene encoding translation initiation factor IF-1; translation: MSKEDSFEMEGTVVDTLPNTMFRVELENGHVVTAHISGKMRKNYIRILTGDKVRVELTPYDLSKGRITYRAR